GATGGGGCGCGCCGAGATCGCGATGCGCCTCCTCTCCGCCGAGTCGAACATCTACCTCCAGAACATGCGCAAGGGCCAGGTCCGCTCCGAGGACTGGACGACGCTCGCCCAGGTCCGCGGCCGCATCGCCGACGCGCCCCTCTACATCGACGACAGCCCGAACATGACGCTCGTCGAGATCCGCGCGAAGTGCCGCCGCCTCAAGCAGAAGCACGGCCTCCGCCTCGTCGTCATCGACTATCTGCAGCTCATGACGAGCGGCAAGCGCGTCGAGTCGCGCCAGCAGGAGGTCTCGGAGTTCTCGCGCGCGCTCAAGCTCCTCGCGAAGGAGCTGCAGGTGCCGGTCATCGCGCTCTCGCAGCTCAACCGAGGCCCGGAGCAGCGCACCGACAAGAAGCCCGCGATCTCCGACCTCCGCGAGTCCGGCTCGCTCGAGCAGGACGCCGACATGGTCATCCTCCTCCACCGCGAGAGCGCCTACGACAAGGAGAGCTCGCGACCCGGCGAGGCCGACCTCATCGTCGCGAAGCACCGCAACGGCCCGACCGCGACCGTCACGGTCGCGTTCCAGGGCGCGTTCTCCCGCTTCGCGGACATGGCGCCCGAGTAGGGCCGCGACCCGGCCGGGCGCCGCGCGTCACATTCGCGCGCTGCGTGCCCGCCCGTGTCAGGGTCGAGGCATGAGCGAGACCGAGCACGGCGAGGAGCGCGGGATGGCGGCGTCGACCCCGGCGGCACGGCTCGCCGCCGCCCTCGCGGCGTCCGACGGCTCGGTGCGGCTGCAGGCCGCGCTCACCGCGGGCACGGCGCCCGATCCGGGCTTCATCCCGGTGCTCGTCGCGCGCTGCGCGGTCGAGCCCGACTTCGGGGTGCGCGACATGATGACGTGGGCGCTCGTGCGCCAGGAGCGGGAGGCGACGCTCGAGCGGCTGCTCGCCGAGCTCGGCTCCGCGGCGGCGCAGGCCCGGAGTCAGGCGCTCCACACGCTCTCGAAGCTCGGCGAGGCGCGCGCGTGGCCGGCGATCACGCCGGAGCTGCTCCGCGATCCCGACGACGAGGTGGCGCGCGCCGCCTGGCGGACCGCCGCGGGCCTCGTGCCCGAGGCCGAGGCGCCCGCGCTCGCGGCGCTGCTCGCCGGGCAGCTCGGCCGTGGGGCGCGCGAGGTGCAGCGCAGCCTGAGCCGGGCGATGGCGATGCTCGGCACGGCGGCGGAGGCGTCGCTGGAGGCGGCCGAGCGGCATCCCGACCCGGAGGTCGGCACCCACGCGATCGCGACGCGACGCATCATGGACGACCCGGATTCCGGCTTCGACGCCGCCGTCGCGGACGCGCGACGACAGCTCGCCCTCCGCGCGGCCCCCGCCGTCGACGAGGAGCGCAGCCGCATGCCAGGATGTGCCTGAGGATCGAGGCAGACAGCGCTGTCATCCATCTCGCGTTCACCTTCGCGACACGATCGCGACGCCGCCGCGACGCTCGCCCTGACCACGGTGGGACCATCCCCCTTGGAACCGAGAGGACCACCCGTGCGCGCATCCGGCCGGAATCGATCGACCACCCCCCGAGCCCGGCGACGGCCGCGGCTCCTCGCGGGAGGCCTCGTCGCATCCCTCGCCGGCGGACTCCTCGTGGCCGGCAGCCCGGCCGTCGCGGCCGAGCTGAGCCCCTTCGAGGCGGTCGACCTCTTCATCGGCACCGAGCTCGATACGACGCAGAACAAGAGCAACGACGCCTACGGCAACACCTACCCGGGCGCCTCGGTGCCGTTCGGGATGGTGCAGCCCAGCCCGACCACCTACAAGCTGGGGGAGACGGCCGACCTCGTCCGCGAGAAGGGCGGCTACGAGTACACGGCGAATCAGATCCGCGGCTTCGGCATGACGCGCTACTCGGGCACCGGCTGCCACACCCGCTTCGGCGGCTACGAGTTCCCGACGATCCCCTTCACCGGCGAGCTCGGCGCGGAGGGCGTCCTCCCCCGCAATCCGGCGACCGATCACCGCTCCTACTTCCTCGGCTTCAGCCACGACGACGAGGTCGCCGAGCCCGGCTACTACGCCGTGACGACCGCCGACGGCACCACGAGCGAGCTCACCGCGACGGCCCGCACGGCCGTCAGCCGCTTCGACTTCAGCGGCGCGGAGGGCTCCACCCTCATCCTCGACGCCTCAGGCGCGAACAACCGCACCTTCGAGGTCTCCCTCGACATCGACGCCGAGACGCGCACGGTGAGCGGCTCGATGTACGGCACCGACGTCTGCGACAACGGCAACCACTACCGCGCCTACTTCTCCACCACCTACGACCAGGACTTCGCCTCCTTCGGCACCTGGGAGGACGCCGCGATGACCGCCGGGTCGACGAGCGCCGCGGTCGCCGGGGCGACGAGCTCCGACCAGCGCCACAAGACCGGCGGCTGGGTGACCTTCGCGGATGACGCGGTCGTCACCGCGACGACCGGCTTCAGCTACGTGAGCACCGGGTCCGCCGCGGCGAACGCGGCCGCGGAGGTCGGCGACGCCGGCTTCGACGAGGTCCGTGCGGACGCGCGCGGCGCCTGGGAGTCGGCGCTCGGGACCCTGGACGCCCAGGGCGGTACGGAGGAGGAGCGCACGAAGCTCTACACCGCGCTCTACCACTCGCTCCTCCAGCCGACCATCGGCCAGGATGTCGACGGCCGCTACCTCGGCTTCGACGGCCGCATCCACGAGGTCGCCGAGGGCCGGGACCTCTTCCGCCGCATCAACTTCGCGGGCCAGGGCTGGGACATGTACCGCAGCCAGGCGCAGCTCATCGCGATGCTGTTCCCGGAGGTCGCGAACGACATCAACCGCTCCATCGTGCTCCTCACCCAGCAGACCGGGCGCTGGTCGCCGGGGGCCGCGCGCATGTCGGGCGACAACTACCAGGTGATCCTCTCGACGCTCGACGCCTTCGGGGCGACCGACTACGACCGGCAGGCCGCGCTCGACTCGATGCTCCGGACGCAGCAGCTCCCCGCGACCGAGTCGACCCGCAGCAACGCGGCCCAGTACTTCGCGACCGGCATGATCGAGAACGCGAAGGGCGACTTCGCGACGAGCCGCGTCCTCGAGTACGCGGTCGACGACTTCGCGATCGCCCAGCTCGCGAAGCGCCTCGGCGACGAGGACGCCTACGACCGCATGATGGTCCGCGCCCAGAACTGGATGAACGTCTTCGACCCGCAGACCCAGCACATCCGCCCCCGGGCGCGAGCCGGCTTCGACCGGAGCTTCGATCTCCGCGGCCGCGACGGCACGGGCGGCGGGCAGTTCAACCAGTCCACCGGCTACCAGTATGGCTGGATGGTGCCCCACAACATCGGCACGCTCATCGAGAAGCGCGGCGGCATCGAGAAGTCCGCGCGCGAGCTCGACGTGCTCATGGCCCAGCTGGACGCGGGCGCGTACACGCAGACGGGCAACTACCTCTCCAACGAGGCCGCCCTGACGACCCCCTGGGTCTACAACTGGCTCCGCGCCCCGCACACCTCCACCGACGTCCTGCACCGTGCCGTCACCGAGCTGTACGACACGACGCCGTCTGGCCTGCCCGGCAACGACGACGAGGGCGCGCTGAGCTCCTGGTACGTCTTCGCGAACCTCGGCATCGCGCCCGTCATCCACGGCACCGCCGATCTCGTCGTGACCGCGCCCCTCTTCGAGCGCATCACGATCCGCAGCGCCGACAGCGACCGCGTCTACGACATCGTGGCGCCGGGCGCGGCGGCCGGCGGCGCCACCCGCTACACGACCGCACTGGAGGTCGACGGCGTCGCGCAGACGGCCTCCTGGCTGGATGAGGACTTCGCCCGCGACGGCGGCACGCTCGAGTTCACGCTCTCGGACCGCCCCGGCACCTGGGGCACGGGCGCGGGCGACGTCCCCCGCTCGCACACCGACGGCGCCGATGCCCGCAACAACGTGGGGACGACCCCGAACGGCCGCGGGAACCTCGGCTCGATGGACCTCAGCGACTGGTCGCTCTCCCGCGAGGGGCTCGCCGCGGCGGGCGCCGGACCGGGGCAGAAGATCCGTCACGGCAGCACCGGCATCGAGTTCACCTGGCCCCAGACCGATCCCGGCCGACCCGACAACTGGATCCCGCACGGTCAGCGGATCGAGCTCGGCGGGCGCACCGCCGGCAGCCTCGCCTTCCTCGGCCTCGCGACGAACGGCCCCGCCTGGGGCACGGCGGTCGTCGAGTACACCGACGGCACGACCCAGGACGTGCGCGTCGAGCTCGCGGACTGGAGCGCGAACCCCGTCGCGGGCGGCTCCACGCTCGTCACCGTCGGCTCGCGCAACAACATGGCGAACGGCTCCGCGAACGGCACCTTCCGGGTCTTCGGCACGCGCCCCGCGCTGCTCGACGTGACCAAGCGCGTCGAGGCCGTCATCCTGCCGCAGCAGACCGACCGCGGCATCATGCACATCTTCGACGTCGCGACCTCTGAGCAGGAGTACGTCGACCTGGACGCGCCGACCGGGACGCCGGAGCGCGTCATCCTGAACCCGACCGCCGACCCCTCGACCTCCCAGCACGTGACGTGGCGCTCGCGCAGCCCGCTGACGCTGCAGGGCACGGTCGAGATCCGGACGCCGGGCGGCGAGGTGCGCACGGTGCGGGCCGTGCAGAAGCCCGAGCGCTCGATCGGCGGGTACCCCGCGCGCAGCCACTCGGCGCGGATCACCGGTCTCGAGCCCGACACGGAGTACCAGTACCGCGTCGCGTCGGGGAGCCAGCGCAGCGTCTGGCGGACCTTCACGACGGCGGCCGCGGAGGCCGAGCCCTTCACCTTCCTCTACTTCGGGGACGCGCAGGAGGGGATCGGCTCCGTCTGGCACGACAGCGTCGACGCCGCCGTCGCCGCGAGTCCCGAGGCCGAGCTCGCCCTCTACGCGGGCGACATGGTGAACACCTCGACCAACGACAGCGAGTGGCGCGACTGGTTCGCGGGCATCGAGGACCTCGGCGCGCGCACCAACTCGCTCACGACGCCGGGCAACCACGAGGTCGGGCCGGAGCCGTTCATGGAGTCCTACCTCGACTCCTTCGAGTACGACGCGAACGGCCCCGTCGCCGCCGACGCCCTCGAGTACGAGCGGGAGTGGGGCGCGCACCTCGAGAAGATCCTCGAGGACACCGTCTACGTCACCGACTACCAGGGCGTGCGCTTCGTCTCGCTCAACGCGAACCGCGACGACATCTGCCCGATGCTCCTCTCCGGGGGCGCGACCTCGGGCTGCGAGGTCGGCAAGCGCGCGTGGATGACGGCGCAGGCGACCTGGCTCGACCGGGTGCTCCGGCAGAACCCGAACGAGTGGACGGTCGTGCTCGCGCACCAGCCCGTCTTCTCGACCGGCATCAGCGGCAACGGCCTCCGCGACGAGAGCGACTGGCGCCAGTACGTGCTGCCGGTGCTCGAGAAGCACGACGTGGATCTCGTCCTCCAGGGACACGACCACACCTACGGCCGCGGCCACCACTCCTCGACCGCGACCGGGATGCCGGGCGTGACCGCGGGTCCCGTCTACGTCGTCTCGAACGCGGGGCAGAAGCAGTACACGCTGCCGAGCGCCGACGACAACATCTGGACGCGGAACGGCGCGGTCGCCGTCCAGCGGGCGCAGGACACCTCGACCTTCCAGTCGATCCGGGTGGACGGCGACACGCTGAGCTACGAGTCGGTCGTCACCTACACGCGGCCCGGCGGCGCGGCGAGCACGCAGGCGGGCGACACGCTCGACCGCTTCACGATCACGAAGCGCGCCGACGGCGCGAAGTGGGTCACGGAGGCCGGCGTCGAGGTGCCGGACGCCTCGACCCCGCCGGTCAACCACGAGCGTCCGTTCAGCGGCACCTTCGACCCGGAGACCTTCGGCGAGGTCGTGTGGGAGGACGACTTCACGACCGACCGGCTCGACGAGTACGAGATCTTCGGCGACACCGCCGAGGCCTCCGCTGCGCTCTCGGTCGACACCGACGCGGGGGTGCTCGAGGCGCAGGCCGACGGCCGCCGCTGGAGCCACGTGGCGCTGCCGGCCGAGGCGGGCGAGCGCTTCGCGCTCATCGTGACCCCGGAGTCCATGGCGGGCACGGGGGCGAGCGAGGACAGCCTGTTCCTCGGCCTCACCGACGGCCCGACGAACCGTGCGCACAGCTGGTACAACCACTCGCGCCGATCGAGCGGTCTGGACATCGTGGAGCGCGGCGCGGGACGGAGCCTCTCCTCCGGTCGCGGCTCGCTCGCCGTGGCCTGGGAGCCGGGCGACCGTCTGGCGACCGTGCTCGACCAGGGCGAGCTGAGCTCCTGGATCGAGCAGGACGGCGAGTGGCAGCCGATCCGCTCTGGGCTCCTGCCGCTCACGATCGAGCGCTCCGTGTTCGAGGGCTGGGCGCCGACGCTGAGCCTCCGCCTCGATGCGGGCACGATCGGGATCGACCGCCTGACGCTCATCCAGCCGGGCGACGGCACGGTCGAGCCGCCGGAGCCGACGCTCGTGACGCCCGCGGCGGTGACCTTCGCGGATCTGCCGGGGACGGCATCCGACACCTTCACGGTGCCCGTGTCGGAGGGGGTCGAGTACCTCGTCGCCGACGACGTCGTGGAGCCGGGCACGCACCCGGGCCGCGGCGAGGTGACGGTGCGGGCGCGGGCGCTCGAGGGCTTCGCGATCCGGGAGGGCGCGACGGCCGACTGGAGCCTCCGCTTCACGGACGTCGAGGAGCCGGTCGAGCCGGTCGAGCCCGTCGCCCCCGACGCCTCGCAGCTGACCGACGCGAACCGCGGCGATGTCGCGGCCCCCGACCTCGCGCATCGCGGCCAGACGATCACGGTCGTCGTCGGCGAGCAGCACGCGGGCGCCGAGGTGCACGCCTGGCTGTTCTCGACGCCGACGCCGCTCGGGGCCGCGACCGTGGACGCGGACGGCGAGATCCGCGTCACCGTGCCCGCCCGCGCCGCCCTCGGCGACCACCGCCTCGCGGTCGCGCTCGCCGACGGCGAGCTCCTCGGCTGGGACGGGATGCGGGTCGCGGCGGCAGCAGACGACGGCGGATCCGACTCGGACGGATCCGGGACGGACGGGTCCGGGACGGATGGCGCGGGCGTCGACGGCCTCGCGGCCACCGGCACGGAGGCGGGTTGGGTCGCGGGCGCCGCGGTGCTCCTGCTTCTCCTCGGCGGCGGGATCGCGATCCTCGTCCGCCGCCGACGGGGCGCCGGTCCCGCAGCCTGACGCCGGCAGAGACACGGGGCCGTCCCGCTGCGATCGGCAGCGGGACGGGCCCGCGGCGTCTCAGGCGCGCGATCGCGCCAGCAGGAAGATGAAGTACGGCGCCCCGACGAGCGCGACGACGATGCCGGCGGGAATCTGCGCCGGGGCGATGACGGTGCGGCCGAGCACGTCGGCGATCGCGACGAGCGTCGCGCCGAGCAGCATCGCGACCGGCAGGATGCGGCTGTGGCGCCCGCCGACGAGCGCGCGCGCCGCGTGGGGGGCGATGAGGCCGACGAAGCCGAGCACGCCGATCGCGCTCACGCTGAAGGCCGCGAGCAGCGCCGCCGTGACGAGGAGCAGCAGCCGCGTGCGCTCGAGGCGCACGCCCGCGAGGCGCGGGGTGTCGTCGTCGAGCGCGAGGAGGTCGAGCTCGCGGCGGAACAGCGTCACGACCGCGAGGGCGAGGAGCAGCGCGCCCGCGACCGGCAGCGCGTCCGACCAGGACCGTCCGTAGGTCGTGCCCGAGAGCCAGGTGTAGATCGCCGGGGTGTCGTAGGGGTTCGCGCGCAGCAGCAGGAAGGTCGAGAGGCCCGCCGTCGCGTACCAGACGCCGATGCCGATGAGCACCAGCCGGTCGGCGCTGAGCCCGCGCCGCCAGGCGAGTCCGTAGACGAGCGCGAAGGCGGCGAGCGCGCCGAGGATCGCGGGCGGGAGGATGCCGGCACCCGCCGCCGCGCCCGTCGAGAGCGCGACGACCGCCCCCAGCCCCGCGCCGCCGGTGATGCCGAGGATGCCGGGCTCCGCGAGCGGGTTCCGGCTCGAGGCCTGCACGAGCGTGCCCGCGAGGGCGAGCGCCGCCCCCGCGGTGACGGCCGCGAGCACGCGGGGCGCCCGCTCGTCGAGCGCGAAGCGGATCACCGGGGCGGCCTCCCGCTGCGCCCACAGCGCGACGTCGCCGAGCAGCAGCCAGCGGTGTCCGCCGAGCAGCCCGATGACGACGGCCGCGACGAGCAGCACACCCGCGACGGCGACCACCGCGACGACGCGACCGCGGCCGCGCACCCCGATCGTCGCCGCCGGCGGACGCCGGGTGGGGCCCGCATCCCGGCTCCGCCGCGCGAGGACGATGAGCAGGAGCGCGCCGAGCAGCGTCGTCGCGATGCCGGTCGGGATCGAGGCGGCGGCCTCCGCGCCGATGAGGGCGCGGATCACGACATCCGCGAGCACCACGACGAGCGCGCCCACGAGCCCCGAGGCCGGCAGCAGGACGCCGTGCCGGTGGAGCGCCGGGACGACTCCGCCGAGGAGCCGCGTGATGACGGGCGCCGCGAGCCCGACGAAGCCGATCGGTCCCGCGAGCGTCACGGCGGCCGCCGTGAGGAGCACCGCGAGGAGCGTGCCGATCGCGCGTGTCGAGCGCACCGGGACCCCGAGCGATCGCGCCGTGTCGTCGCCGAGCGCCACGACATCCAGGCGCCGCGACAGGAGGACGCCGACGACGGTCGCGCCGATGACGACCGGTGCCGCCTGGAGGAAGGCGCCGAGGCCGAGCTGGCTGAGGCTGCCGCTCCCCCACGCGAACAGGCCGGTCGTCTCCTGCGCGAACAGGATGAGGATCGCGGAGGTCGCCGCCTGCAGGGCGAGCATGACCGCCGAGCCCGCGAGGATCAGCCGTGTCGTCGAGGAGCCCGCCCCGCCCGCGAGCCCGAGGACGATCGCCGCCGCCGCGAGCCCGCCGAGGAAGGCGACGCCGCCGGAGGCCCAGATCGGCACCGAGACGCCGAAGGCCGCGATGAGCGCGACCGCGAGGTAGGAGCCGCTCGTCACCGCGAGGGTGTCGGGCGAGGCGAGGGCGTTGCGGGCGAGCGACTGGAAGAGCGCGCCCGCGACGCCGAGCGCGAAGCCCACGGTGATGCCCGCCGCGAGGCGCGGGATGCGGGAGCCGAGCAGGATCTCCCGGGCACCGGCCTGCGCGGAGCCGTCGCCGGTGAGGACCGGCCAGAGCTCGGCGAGACCCAGCCCGGAGGTGCCCTGCGTGAGGTGGATGCCGGCCGCGAGGGCGAGCAGGCCGGCGACGAGCGCGATCGCCCCGACGGCCCGGACGGCGCCGGCGGCACGGCGCGCGCCCCCGCGGTCGGGGTCGCCGGGAGCGGGAGGCGGGACGGCACCGGGGGTGCCCGCCGCCTCCACGGCTCGCGTCTCGATCGCCACGACCTGCCCGCCTCGCGCGATCAGCGCGTGAGCGCGTCGACGTACGCGTCGAGGATCTGCTGGGCCGAGCGGGGGCCGCCGAAGGTCCAGATGCCGGTCGGGAAGCCGGCGATGCGGTCCTCCGCGACGGCGGGGATCGAGTTCCAGACGTCGTTCTTCGCGAGCTCCGGCATGATGTCGGTGTCGCCGTCGATCGTCGTCGTGTGCAGCAGGTAGGCGTCGCCGACGGCGGTCGCGCCCTCGATGTCGGTGACGCCGAGGCCGTAGGCCGGGTCGGCCTCGCCCGTCCACGCGTTCGTGAGGCCCAGCTCCTCGCCGAGGGCGCCGATGAGCGAGCCCTTGCTGAAGAAGCGGACCGAGACGTTGCCGCCGTCGATCCAGCCGTCGAAGTAGGCGAAGGAGTCGGTCACGAGCTCCGCGTCCGCGACGGCCTGCTTCGCCGCCGCGACGCTCTCGTCGAACTCGGCGAGCACCGCCTCGGCGCGCTCCTCGCGGCCGGTCGCCTGCGCGATGAGCTCGAAGGTGTCGGTCATCTGGCCGATCGGGTCGGCCGCGTCCGCGCCCTTCGTCGCGAGGACGGGGATGCCGTACTCCTCGAGCTGGCCGATGATCTCGTCGTCGGGCGCGGAGGCCTCGACGATGATGAGGTCCGGCTCGGCGCCGAGGATGGCGTCGAAGCTCGGCTCCTGCCGGGTGCCGACGTCGGTGACGCCCTCGGGCAGCGTCTCGGCGGTGTCCCACGTGGTGTAGCCCTCGACGTCGGCGACGGCGACGGGGGTGACGCAGAGGGTCAGCGCGTCCTCGATCTGCTGCCACTCGAGCACCGCGATCCGCTCGGCGGGCGCGTCGAGCTCGACCTCGCGGTCGAACGCGTCGGTCAGCGAGACGGGGCCGGTGGAGGTCGCGGTGGTGTCGTCGGCGCACTCGCCGCCCGCGGCGGCCGGGGCCTCGGCGTCGGCGCCCGGCTGGGTGGTGCCGCAGGCGGTGAGCAGCAGGAGGGGGAGGATCGCGGCGGCGCCGAGGGCGGCGCGCATGGTGCGGCGGGTCACGGGGTCTCTTCTCTTCGGTGATGGATGCGGTGGTGGGATGCGGTGCGGTGGTGCTGCGCGCGGCCGGGGCTCCGGACGGCGCACGGCGACGGGCCTCAGACCGGGATGCGGCTGATCCGCCGACCGCGCGGGTGCACGCGGAGGGCGCCGGTCGCGGGGTCGCGGTCGACGTCGATCGGGAGTCCGTACACCTCGGTCAGATGCGCGTCGGTGAGGACCTCGTGGGGTGCGCCGGCGGCGCGGACCCGGCCGTGCTCGAGCAGCACGACCTCGTCGGCGACGGCCGCCGCGTGGGCGAGGTCGTGGAGCACGACGCCGAGCGCGGTGCCGTGGTCCTCGGCGAGCTCGCGCACGAGGTCGAGCGTCTCGACCTGGTAGCGGAGGTCGAGGTGGTTGGTGGGCTCGTCGAGGAGAAGCACGCCCGTGTCCTGCGCCAGGCAGGTCGCGAGCCAGACGCGCTGGAGCTCGCCGCCCGAGAGCTGGTCGACGGGTCGGTGCTGCATGTGCTCGAGGCCGGTGAGCGCGAGCGCGCGGTCGATCGCGGCGAGGTCCTCGGCCCCCATGGCGGCGAAGCGCCGGCGGTGCGGGTGCCGGCCGAAGCCGACGACGTCGCGGACGTCGAGGCCGGAGGGATGCGGCCGGGACTGCGAGAGCAGGGTCACGCGGCGCGCGAAGTCGCGGGCGCTCAGGGCGGGCGATCCGGACGGGGCGGCCCCGGCATCCGGCTCCCCGTCCGTCGCGGTGTCGAGCACGTGCACGCGGCCGCCCTCGAGGCGGTGGAGGCGGGCGAGCGAGCGGAGCACGGTCGACTTGCCGGAGCCGTTCGGCCCGATGAGCGCGGTGACGACGCCGGGGCGGATGCGGACGGAGACGCCGTGCACGACCGTCTCGCGCTGATAGGCGAGGACGAGGTCGTCGCCGCGGAGCTCGGTGGTCACGTGGGGTGAGCTTAGCCTTACCTTTGCTCCGCGTCGAGCCGGGAGGGTCGACGGTCGCCGCCCGGTGCGGCCGAGCAGCCGGGCCGCGCGTAGACTGGCAGCGAAGTCCAGCAGGAAGGTCGCCGCGTGTCGAGACTCCCGGAGGCCGGATCGGCCGGTGCCCCCGCGAGCTCCGTCGCACCCGGCACCGCCTGGTCGCTCGTCCTCGCCCGCGGCATCCTCGCGCTCGCGATGGGCCTCCTCGTGACCTTCACCGCCGACCACTCCTGGGCGCTCGGCGGCCTCGCCCTCGCGATCTACGCGCTCAGCGGCGTGCCGCTCCTGCTCGCGATCCGGCGCGACCCCCTCGATGCGGCGACGCGACCGCTGCGCCTCGCACACGCCGTCGCGACGCTCCTCGTGCTCGTCGCGGCCCTCGCCTCCCTCGCCCTGCCGGGCTCGCTCCTCTGGATCGCGATCGGCTTCGCACTCGTCACGGGGGCGCTCGAGCTCGCCGCCGGCCTCCGCGGTCGCGGCCGGGTCCACGCCGCGCGCGACTGGGTCGTCGCGGGCGGGCTCACGCTGCTCCTCGGCCTCGCCCTGCTGCTCGTGCCCGCCGACCTCGCGCAGCCCTTCGTCGGCGACGAGGGCAATCGGGGTGTGCTCACGAGCGCGCTCTTCGTCGCCGGCCTCCTCGGCGCCTGGGGTGTCCTGCTCGGCGTGCTGCTCTCGATCTCGGCCGTCAGCCTCCGCGGGGACGCGCGCCCCGCGGCGGCCTCGGCGCCGGAGCCCGGCGCGTGAGCGGGCGCCCGAGCCGCCGCGACCGGACGCGGCCGGCCGAGCTCCTCGGCATCTCGGCCGTGCTCGCGCTCGGCGTCGGGGTGATCGTCTTCCTCGGCGTGCGCGAGTTCTCGACCGCCGCGGTGTGGGCCGGCATCGCCTTCATCGTCATCCTCGTCGTCATGGCGATGCTCGTCCTCGCGGCGAACCCCGAGGCGGGCCGCAAGCGCGACGACGAGCCGCGCGGGCACTAGCCGCCGCACCCCCGGTCGAGGAGGGAGCCGCGACCCCGCTACAGCGGCTCGATCGTGAGCTCCACGGCGCTCGCCGCGCCGTCCTCGATGTAGGAGGCGAAGGCCGCCACGTCGTCGAAGGCGAAGCCGTAGGCGCGCCCGTCCGAGTGCGCCACATGCGTCGCCGCCGCGTAGTGGTTCGTGATCGGCTGCCGGTAGAACTGCGAGGGATCGGTCGTCGGCTGCGAGGTGATGTCGCGCATCGTGCTCCGGTTGAGCGCGGCGCCGAGGATCGCGGCGATCGGCCCGCGGAGGCCGTCGTTGGGCGCATCCAGCTTGCCGTTGCAGAACAGCACGTCGCTCGTCGAGGGGCGCTCGAAGCGCACGCGCTCCGTGCCGCCCTGGAAGGCGACGAGCGAGCCGCCGTCCCGCCGGAGCCGGTACTGCCCGATCCCCGTGTCGACCGACATCTCGGCCGAGCTGTAGCGATCCCAGCTCTCCGCGATGTAGCCGTCGAAGTAGGTGCCGCTGAAGCGCCCCGCCCCGATGCCGTGGCTCGGCGCGATGACCCGGCGGTCGTCGACGACGAGCCCCGAGAACCCTTCCGTGTTCCGCAGCGTGTCGAAGAACGCCGCGCGCCCGCCCGGTTTCATGGCGCCGACCGTCTGATCGTTCACGCCCTGCAGCCGGATCGCGATCGGCACGCTGAACATGTCGACCTGCGTCGAGTTGCAGTACATCGCGCCGTTCTGGTGCGTGAACTCGAAGGAGTCGTAGAGGATGCCGAACGACGGATCGCTCTCGACCCACCCGGCCGGGTGCGCGATCCCGGGGCCGGCCGCGGTGTCCACGACCTTGAAGGGGATGCGCTCGCCGAGCGAGAGGTAGATCCGGCCGGACATCGGCTGCGGCAGCTGGATGGTGCCCCAGTCGGTGAGCGGGAAGCCGTAGACGGCCGTGCCGCCGGGCCCGGAGTTGTCGCCGAGGCTGGCGGGCACGAAGGCGCCCGAGAGGTCGACGTGCCCCTGCTGGCCCGTGTCGATCCTCGTGCCGACGACGTGGACCCAGACGTTCTGGTTCTCGTAGGCGCCGGAGAGGTTCCGGATGGTGATCGGCAGGCCCGCGGCCCGCGCCGGGGCGGGCGCGAGGAGCC
The Homoserinibacter sp. YIM 151385 DNA segment above includes these coding regions:
- a CDS encoding iron ABC transporter permease; this translates as MAIETRAVEAAGTPGAVPPPAPGDPDRGGARRAAGAVRAVGAIALVAGLLALAAGIHLTQGTSGLGLAELWPVLTGDGSAQAGAREILLGSRIPRLAAGITVGFALGVAGALFQSLARNALASPDTLAVTSGSYLAVALIAAFGVSVPIWASGGVAFLGGLAAAAIVLGLAGGAGSSTTRLILAGSAVMLALQAATSAILILFAQETTGLFAWGSGSLSQLGLGAFLQAAPVVIGATVVGVLLSRRLDVVALGDDTARSLGVPVRSTRAIGTLLAVLLTAAAVTLAGPIGFVGLAAPVITRLLGGVVPALHRHGVLLPASGLVGALVVVLADVVIRALIGAEAAASIPTGIATTLLGALLLIVLARRSRDAGPTRRPPAATIGVRGRGRVVAVVAVAGVLLVAAVVIGLLGGHRWLLLGDVALWAQREAAPVIRFALDERAPRVLAAVTAGAALALAGTLVQASSRNPLAEPGILGITGGAGLGAVVALSTGAAAGAGILPPAILGALAAFALVYGLAWRRGLSADRLVLIGIGVWYATAGLSTFLLLRANPYDTPAIYTWLSGTTYGRSWSDALPVAGALLLALAVVTLFRRELDLLALDDDTPRLAGVRLERTRLLLLVTAALLAAFSVSAIGVLGFVGLIAPHAARALVGGRHSRILPVAMLLGATLVAIADVLGRTVIAPAQIPAGIVVALVGAPYFIFLLARSRA
- a CDS encoding iron-siderophore ABC transporter substrate-binding protein is translated as MTRRTMRAALGAAAILPLLLLTACGTTQPGADAEAPAAAGGECADDTTATSTGPVSLTDAFDREVELDAPAERIAVLEWQQIEDALTLCVTPVAVADVEGYTTWDTAETLPEGVTDVGTRQEPSFDAILGAEPDLIIVEASAPDDEIIGQLEEYGIPVLATKGADAADPIGQMTDTFELIAQATGREERAEAVLAEFDESVAAAKQAVADAELVTDSFAYFDGWIDGGNVSVRFFSKGSLIGALGEELGLTNAWTGEADPAYGLGVTDIEGATAVGDAYLLHTTTIDGDTDIMPELAKNDVWNSIPAVAEDRIAGFPTGIWTFGGPRSAQQILDAYVDALTR
- a CDS encoding ABC transporter ATP-binding protein, with amino-acid sequence MTTELRGDDLVLAYQRETVVHGVSVRIRPGVVTALIGPNGSGKSTVLRSLARLHRLEGGRVHVLDTATDGEPDAGAAPSGSPALSARDFARRVTLLSQSRPHPSGLDVRDVVGFGRHPHRRRFAAMGAEDLAAIDRALALTGLEHMQHRPVDQLSGGELQRVWLATCLAQDTGVLLLDEPTNHLDLRYQVETLDLVRELAEDHGTALGVVLHDLAHAAAVADEVVLLEHGRVRAAGAPHEVLTDAHLTEVYGLPIDVDRDPATGALRVHPRGRRISRIPV
- a CDS encoding beta-1,3-glucanase family protein; this encodes MGGLTRRGFLGTAALGAVGAFGLATGGGLLAPAPARAAGLPITIRNLSGAYENQNVWVHVVGTRIDTGQQGHVDLSGAFVPASLGDNSGPGGTAVYGFPLTDWGTIQLPQPMSGRIYLSLGERIPFKVVDTAAGPGIAHPAGWVESDPSFGILYDSFEFTHQNGAMYCNSTQVDMFSVPIAIRLQGVNDQTVGAMKPGGRAAFFDTLRNTEGFSGLVVDDRRVIAPSHGIGAGRFSGTYFDGYIAESWDRYSSAEMSVDTGIGQYRLRRDGGSLVAFQGGTERVRFERPSTSDVLFCNGKLDAPNDGLRGPIAAILGAALNRSTMRDITSQPTTDPSQFYRQPITNHYAAATHVAHSDGRAYGFAFDDVAAFASYIEDGAASAVELTIEPL